TTCGCTGGGTAGTTTGCCCAGGTTGTAAAGCAAAGGCTGTTTTTCCGTGCTCAGGCTTACTTCCACAAAGGCATCCGCTCCTTCCGGCCAGATCTGAGCAAACAGCACCGAATGGATGCCCTTGGCCAGCTCATAGCTCTTATCCCGCGACCAGCCGCTCAAGCGCACAGCCTTGGCGAGCACAGGGCCATCCTCCTGCTCGCGATAGACGATGTGCAGCACATTGGTGCCGCTGGTCGGTGGCAGGATGCTGACAAAGAAAAGATCTTCGCCCACGAAACTCTTATCGCTGACCTTGACCAGCATCCCCTGTCCATTCCGCCGAACAGCCAGAACCTCATCCAGGTCCGAGCAATCGGTCAGGAACTCGTCTTTTTTCAGGCCGGTTCCCAGGAAACCTTCCTGACGATTGACGTAGAGCTTCTGGTTCGCAAGAACCACTTCACGCGCGCTGACTTCACCAAAGGTGGCGATTTCCGTGCGACGCTTCAGGTTTTTGCCGAAGCGCTGCTTCAGCGATTTGTACCAGCTGATGGTATAGGCGGTGAGCTGCTTCAGATGCGCTTCGGCTTCCTTCAGCTCGGTCTGGAGTTTATCCAGGACTTTATTCGCCTGCTCGGTATCGTATTTGGTCAAACGCTTGAAGCGGATTTCCAAAAGCGCTTCCAGATCATCATCGGTGACCGGGGTGACGATCGCTTTCAGATGCGGTTTGAAAGCCTTCTGCAGGATGGGCAGGGCCTCTTCCCAGGACGTCGCGCCTTCAAGCTTTCTATAGATCTTCTGCTCGATGAAAAGCTGCTCCAGGGTCGCCTTATGAATCCTTTTCAAAAGCGTATCGCGGGTCAGCTCCAGCTCGCGCTTCAGGAGTTCGCGGGTGCGTTCCACCGAATCGACGAGCAGATCGCGCGTGCTTAAAAACGCGGGCTTTTCATCCTGGATCACGCAGCAGTTCACCGAAATGCTGATTTCACAGTCGGTGAAGGCATAAAGCGCTTCCAAAGTCTGCTCGGCCGAGACGCCGGTCGGCAGATGCACGCGGATATCGACTTCATGCCCCGTGTTGTCCTCGACGCGCTTGATCTTGATCTTGCTCTTGTCATGCGCGGCCAGGATGGATTCGATCAAACTCACCGTCGTCGTGCCGAAAGGCAGATCGCTGATCTGCAGCGTCCGGGCATCGACGATGCGAATCCGCGCACGAACCCGCACGCGACCGCCGCGACGACCTTCCGAATAGCCGCTGAAATCGGCCAGGCCACCCGAGGGGAAGTCCGGCATCAGAGTCCAGGGTTTATTCTGCAAATGCAGCACAGCCACATCGCAAAGCTCCGCGAAATTATGCGGCAGGATCTTGGTCTGAAGTCCAACCGCGATCCCTTCCACACCCAAAGCCAAAAGCAGCGGGAATTTCACCGGCAGATGCACAGGCTCCCGGTTGCGCCCATCATAAGACGCCTGCCACTCGGTCAGGTCCTCGTGAAAGAGAATTTCCTTTCCAAGGGCCGAAAGGCGCGCTTCGATATAACGTGGAGCCGCTGCGCGGTCGCCGGTGAAGATGTTGCCCCAGTTACCCTGCATATCAATCAAAAGATCTTTTTGCGCGATCTTGACCAGCGCGTCCTCGATCGCCATATCACCATGCGGGTGATAGCGCATCGTGTGGCCGATAACGTTGGCGGCTTTGTTCAAGCGACCGTCATCCAATTCCCAAAGCGCATAGAGGATGCGCCTTTGCACGGGTTTCAGACCGTCCTTGATGTGCGGCACCGCCCGATCCAAAATCACATACGAGGCGTAGTCCAAAAACCAGGACTCGTATAAATCTTCCACATGGGCTGGGCCCGTTTCCGTTCTCATTCAGCTTGCTCCAGAACGCTCAGAGGTTCTTCCGTACGCAGATTGTCGATGATGAAGCGCTGGCGCTCCTGTGTGTTTTTTCCCATGAAGTAGCTCAGGATTTCCTGGATCGCCGCCTTCTGCGAAAGACGGACGGGCTCCAGCCGCATTTCCGAGCCGATGAACTGGCCGAACTCATCCGGCGAGATTTCACCAAGGCCTTTGAAACGCGTGATTTCAGACTTGGCGCCCAATGCCTGAAGGGCCTTGTTCTTTTCCTTCTCATCATAGCAGTAGCGCAGGGCCTTCGGCGTGCGCACGCGGAAGAGCGGCGTTTTCAGGATGAAAAGATGTCCGGCCTTCACCAGTTCGGGAAAGAACTGGAGGAAGAAGGTCATCAGAAGAAGACGGATATGCATCCCGTCGACGTCGGCATCGGTGGCGAGCACGATGCGCTGATAACGGAGATTCTCGATGCCGTCCTCGATATCAAGGGCGTGCTGCAGAAGGTTGAACTCTTCATTCTCATAAACGACTTTTTTGGTCATCCCAAAGCAGTTGAGCGGTTTGCCGCGCAGACTGAAGACAGCCTGGAGTTTCACATCCCGCGCCTTCGTCAAGGACCCGCTGGCCGAATCACCCTCGGTGATGAAGAGCGTCGACAGCTGGGCATCGGCATCGCGGCTCAGGCGATGCGTGCGGCAATCCCGCAGTTTTTTGTTGAAGACGTTGGCCTTCTTCGCCCGTTCATTGGCGAGCTTTTTGATCCCCTGCATCTCTTTGCGTTCCCGCTCGGACTGCAGGATTTTTTTCTGCAGGGCCTGCGCGGTTTCGGAATTCATATGCAGGTAATTGTCGAGCTGCGTGCGCAGGAAGTCGATGATCCAGGACTTCAGACTCGGTCCGTCGTCACCAAGGGTCTGCGAACCCAGTTTGGTTTTGGTCTGCGATTCGAAGACCGGATTGTCGATGCGGATGGCGATCGACGCGATCAAACCACCGCGGACATCGGCCGCGTCGTAATCCTTTTTATAGAATTCGCGCACCGCACGCACGAGACCCTCGCGCAGGGCCGCCTGATGCGTTCCGCCCATCGTCGTATGCTGGCCGTTGACGAAGGAATAGTGCTCCTCGCCATACTGCTCGCCGTGGCTCAGGGCCACTTCGATGTCGGGCCCACGCAACTGAATGATGGGATAACGGAGTTCCACGAGCGCGGTTTTCTGCTTCAGAAGATCCAGGAGACCGTCCTTCGACGCGAAAACCTGGCCATTCAAAACGACCTCAAGCCCCCCGTTCAACCAGGCGTAGTTCCAGAGCATCTGCTCCACAATTTCGCGGTCAAACGCGTAGTTTTTGAAGATCGTGCTGTCCGGCCGAAAGAACACCTCGGTTCCATCCGGTGCCTTCGGGTCTTTGAACTTCTCTTCCTTCACCAAAACGCCGCGGGAAAAGGTTGCTTTGACACCTTCGCCCTGCCGTCTTGAAGCGATCCAAAATTCTTCAGACAGCGCATTCACAGCCTTGGTACCGACTCCGTTGAGTCCCACGGATTTTTTGAAGGCACCCGAGCCATACTTTCCACCTGTGTTGATTTGCGAGACACAGGCCACGACCTTGCCCAAAGGGATACCGCGACCAAAGTCACGAATCCGCACGCCGTCAGGCTCCAGATGGATTTCAATCCGGCTGCCTGCCCCCATAACGTGCTCATCGACGCAGTTATCGACGACCTCTTTGAGCAGGATATAAATGCCATCATCGCTCTGACTGCCATCGCCTAATTTCCCGATATACATGCCTGGGCGCAGGCGGATATGATCCTTCCAATCGAGTGATTGGATATGTTCTTCGCTATAGTCCTGCTCCATTCATTTCCTCGTCTCAGGTCCACACACTACAATAAATAGTGCAAAGCATGACCCGATGCGAGGCGGCGTGTCCAGGAAAAAAGCAAAAAGCCGGGCATTTTGCCCGGCTTCTGTGTTTATTCTTGCTTTTCGATCAGCTTACTTGGCGACCTCGATCGCGTCGAAAGAGAAGGAAAGTTTGTCAACTTTCAGATCGGCGAGCCAGGTCGAAGCCGTGGAACCACCGGTCGAAATCACCGCTTTGGTTGCATCCGGTCCACCCGCTACCGTATCCACCAGCGTGTAGGTGTTATGGCTGGGGTTATAGAGACCGTTGACCAAAGGACGAATGCCTTTCACATGCAGCGGCACAGGTGAATCGATACGGAGTTCTTTCACACCAAGGGAGCGCTTGCCTTCCTCGAGTGTATTTTCCCAAACCGTCGCGATGATCTTCGCACCTTCCACGCCGGGCACTTTCAAAGGCACAACGACGTCCATGAACGAGTGGGTGAACTGATCACCGTTGAACGAAGCCTGGGTCGTGATCACGAGCTGGTTGATCTTGACTCCGCCTTCACGCTGAGCCACACGCAACTGGATGGGGCCAGCCGCTGCAACGTTGAACGTGAAAGGCGTGGTCGTGGGCACGGTGGCGTTGGCCGCCGCCTGGAACATCTGAGCCCATTTCCAGGTATCTTTGCCTGTTACAGGCGCGATAAAGGAGTTGAACGCAGCGCCGGCCGTTGGCGAAACCCACAGCTCGTTGCTGGTGGCCGCTTCCGTCTTGAGGCGAGCCCAGACGAAATAGGTTCCTGGCGCCTTCACATCCAGGTTGAATGTGATGAACGGAACAGCAGGCGTGGCTGCGTTCGGTGCGTTGCCCGCACGAGCCGCAGCTGGGGACGTTGCATAGTTTTTGATGGCGCCATCGACATCATCGGTGGCCATCGTATAACCGGTCAGGGTTGCTCCTGTGATGCCGGCAAAGGCATATTCAGGAGGAATGGTCAGGGTCACAGGTGCTGCAGAAGCCAGCATGATATCACCCGTGGCGTTCGGATAGGTGACAGGAGTGGGCTTGAAGCCATTGGCCTCCAAATCCTTCAGCCAAAGAGTAACCTTGGCCGCCATGGCATCAACGCAGGCCTTGGTCGATCCTTCCCAGCAGTTGTGGGCGTGCTTCATCTTATCAACCGCGAAGGATTGATCAACGCCAGGGAAGTTATTGAGTTTCGATTTCTCGAGGAAGGTCAGGTGAGCCTTGTCGATGTTGGTATCGACGAAAGTCGAGGCATGGCATTCCTGGCAGAAAGGCACCAGGATAGGCTCATAAAGGTTGGCCTTGAAAGAAGCCAAGGAAACGTCCATCGGAACGTTGGAGACGTTGCCCACGGGCTGACCCGTTGCATCATCGATTCCATCGCCGTCCTTGTCGTCTGCGGTGATAGCCCTCGGTGTTGATCCGCTTGGCTTGGAAGGCGCCTGTCCGCAGCCAGTCAGTCCCACAGCCACGAAGCTGCTCAGCACTAGGATGAGTCCAAACTTCTTCATATGAGTCCCCATCTCCTGAAGTCAAACCGAAACCTTGGTCTCGGAAAATTTTCATCCCTCGATACTTAATCTCTAAGAAGGTCTTGGGCGCAGCAGGAGTCAGCAGTTTGGGAACAGCAGCAGGAGGATAAGACCAAAACTTTTCTCTTAGCGCGACAAGAGGCGCCGCATACGCGGCGCCTTTGTTTAAACCGCGATCATTAAGCTTTCGGAGCGAAAGCCTGGTACATGGCTTCCTGGCCTTTGAACGGGTTGACCGTTGCGTTGGCAGCCAGGATGGATTCGAACTGAGCCATGCGGCCTGCGAAGGCAGCATAGTTATAGGCGATACAGAGAGCCTGAGCAGCCGGGGTACCAGCGGTAACCGTAGCGTAGCTCGTATCAACAGCGCCGGAGTCGGCATATTTACCGATCTGGAGCATGTTGGTGCCTGGGATCGCGGTCTGACCGATGGCGATCATCAGTGCGGAACCATGCGAACCGTTGTCAGCGGAGAAGTCTGTACCGTTACCCGAAGAGGTCGAACCGTCAGCGGTCACAGCCACGAAGAGTGGAGCGCCTTTGCGGTGAGCAACTTCGAGAGCCAAACCTACAGTTTGACCAGCCATGAAGTCTTTGTTGTTCTGAGTCGCACGGCCTTGACCATGGTAGTCATAGCCGCCCATTTCGATCGAAGCACCCGAGGCCAGACCGTCAGACAAAAGTTTCGCCA
The Oligoflexus sp. genome window above contains:
- a CDS encoding DNA topoisomerase IV subunit B; translated protein: MEQDYSEEHIQSLDWKDHIRLRPGMYIGKLGDGSQSDDGIYILLKEVVDNCVDEHVMGAGSRIEIHLEPDGVRIRDFGRGIPLGKVVACVSQINTGGKYGSGAFKKSVGLNGVGTKAVNALSEEFWIASRRQGEGVKATFSRGVLVKEEKFKDPKAPDGTEVFFRPDSTIFKNYAFDREIVEQMLWNYAWLNGGLEVVLNGQVFASKDGLLDLLKQKTALVELRYPIIQLRGPDIEVALSHGEQYGEEHYSFVNGQHTTMGGTHQAALREGLVRAVREFYKKDYDAADVRGGLIASIAIRIDNPVFESQTKTKLGSQTLGDDGPSLKSWIIDFLRTQLDNYLHMNSETAQALQKKILQSERERKEMQGIKKLANERAKKANVFNKKLRDCRTHRLSRDADAQLSTLFITEGDSASGSLTKARDVKLQAVFSLRGKPLNCFGMTKKVVYENEEFNLLQHALDIEDGIENLRYQRIVLATDADVDGMHIRLLLMTFFLQFFPELVKAGHLFILKTPLFRVRTPKALRYCYDEKEKNKALQALGAKSEITRFKGLGEISPDEFGQFIGSEMRLEPVRLSQKAAIQEILSYFMGKNTQERQRFIIDNLRTEEPLSVLEQAE
- a CDS encoding DNA gyrase/topoisomerase IV subunit A, yielding MRTETGPAHVEDLYESWFLDYASYVILDRAVPHIKDGLKPVQRRILYALWELDDGRLNKAANVIGHTMRYHPHGDMAIEDALVKIAQKDLLIDMQGNWGNIFTGDRAAAPRYIEARLSALGKEILFHEDLTEWQASYDGRNREPVHLPVKFPLLLALGVEGIAVGLQTKILPHNFAELCDVAVLHLQNKPWTLMPDFPSGGLADFSGYSEGRRGGRVRVRARIRIVDARTLQISDLPFGTTTVSLIESILAAHDKSKIKIKRVEDNTGHEVDIRVHLPTGVSAEQTLEALYAFTDCEISISVNCCVIQDEKPAFLSTRDLLVDSVERTRELLKRELELTRDTLLKRIHKATLEQLFIEQKIYRKLEGATSWEEALPILQKAFKPHLKAIVTPVTDDDLEALLEIRFKRLTKYDTEQANKVLDKLQTELKEAEAHLKQLTAYTISWYKSLKQRFGKNLKRRTEIATFGEVSAREVVLANQKLYVNRQEGFLGTGLKKDEFLTDCSDLDEVLAVRRNGQGMLVKVSDKSFVGEDLFFVSILPPTSGTNVLHIVYREQEDGPVLAKAVRLSGWSRDKSYELAKGIHSVLFAQIWPEGADAFVEVSLSTEKQPLLYNLGKLPSETRNSRGRVLTLRAVKSVARAQTPKLTLQLSYDAKTQKLGENVGGKAIGAFAADTRLLAVTQEGHLRVFTASFLQKLPGPLHSCLPLPQDAVLSVISRRRSDELILVRRLKTEDWGDGSEFQLSELRDHSIVGLSFADDPLIRLTFKGEQGPPEIIALSDWASCKAAHASPTRIARPGLDAVMLLT